The proteins below are encoded in one region of Shewanella algae:
- a CDS encoding HU family DNA-binding protein, translating to MNKTELIAKMAEHANLSKAEAARALKSFEVAVTDAMKEGTKISIVGFGSFETSTRAARTGRNPQTGKEIQIPAATIPKFKAGKALRDSVN from the coding sequence ATGAACAAAACTGAACTGATCGCTAAAATGGCAGAACACGCCAACCTGTCCAAGGCAGAAGCTGCCCGCGCACTCAAGTCGTTCGAAGTAGCAGTGACCGATGCCATGAAAGAAGGAACTAAAATCTCCATCGTAGGCTTTGGCTCTTTCGAAACTTCAACCCGTGCAGCCCGCACTGGTCGTAACCCGCAAACCGGTAAAGAGATCCAAATCCCTGCCGCCACTATTCCCAAGTTCAAGGCCGGCAAGGCACTGCGTGACAGCGTCAACTAA
- a CDS encoding DUF4240 domain-containing protein, which translates to MTEEQFWELVSRDYPEQDQQQLQARLTEKLQGLSDDELAEFDKHFARQLRLSYSWDLWGAAYIIAGVDSDYGFAEFRNFLVTLGKERYQAACNAADSLGELEVWPQLNGYAYPFVEEIDLLAGQLYETRTGKELPFVPSGLSQPKGKRFNDQPKALRKLYPKLSARFPF; encoded by the coding sequence ATGACAGAAGAGCAGTTTTGGGAGCTGGTCAGCCGCGACTATCCCGAACAGGACCAACAACAACTCCAGGCGCGTTTGACCGAAAAACTGCAAGGTCTTAGCGATGATGAGCTGGCAGAGTTTGATAAACACTTTGCCCGGCAGCTCAGGCTGAGTTACAGCTGGGATCTCTGGGGAGCTGCTTACATCATCGCCGGAGTCGATTCAGATTATGGCTTTGCCGAGTTTCGCAACTTCCTGGTGACTCTGGGTAAGGAGCGTTATCAGGCGGCCTGCAATGCAGCGGATTCGCTGGGGGAACTGGAAGTTTGGCCGCAGCTGAATGGCTATGCTTATCCTTTTGTTGAGGAGATAGATCTGCTGGCCGGCCAGCTATACGAGACCCGTACCGGGAAAGAGTTGCCTTTTGTGCCTTCGGGGCTGAGTCAGCCCAAGGGTAAGCGTTTCAACGATCAACCCAAGGCACTGCGCAAGCTTTACCCCAAGCTCAGCGCCCGTTTCCCTTTCTAA
- a CDS encoding DUF3016 domain-containing protein: MKIRYLLLAAALTSGSALAADKVDENPVTESGKVKIEWQSPKDFRDIKSASELQSRYEKRLFETLTKALDKDVSSSLKDNQKLELTVTDVDLAGDVRPTFGATANDIRVVKNVYPPKISFSYRLLEGDQVVVAGDEKLTDMQFLDHVDRINSDSFRYEERMLKDWFQKTLKPKL; this comes from the coding sequence ATGAAAATCAGATATCTGTTACTTGCAGCAGCCCTGACCTCTGGCTCGGCGCTGGCGGCCGACAAGGTCGATGAAAACCCGGTTACCGAGTCGGGTAAGGTAAAAATTGAGTGGCAGTCACCCAAGGATTTTCGGGACATCAAGTCTGCCAGCGAGCTGCAATCCCGTTACGAAAAACGTCTGTTCGAGACCTTGACCAAAGCCTTGGATAAAGACGTTTCCTCATCTCTAAAAGACAACCAAAAGCTGGAACTGACAGTCACAGATGTGGATTTGGCCGGCGATGTGCGGCCTACCTTTGGCGCTACCGCCAACGATATACGTGTAGTCAAGAACGTTTATCCGCCCAAGATAAGCTTCAGTTATCGATTGTTGGAAGGCGATCAGGTGGTCGTTGCCGGCGATGAAAAGCTGACTGATATGCAGTTTCTCGACCATGTAGACAGAATTAACAGCGACAGCTTCCGTTATGAAGAAAGAATGCTGAAAGACTGGTTCCAGAAAACACTCAAGCCTAAACTCTAA
- a CDS encoding GGDEF domain-containing protein has product MMAIDRIAELRSVLDKEDITALFQPIINIDSNSIHGFEALSRGPIGSSVHSPFHLFSTAERLGRLSELETLCRRVSIAQFQQRQLPGKLFINISPKALLDPSHPKGQTLKLLQQFGIAPSNVVIELSEQYPADDIDQLKACLDHYRNQGFLTALDDLGAGYSGLRLWSELSPDYVKIDRHFIHQIDKFPVKQEFVRSIIELCQSLTCKVIAEGIETEAELTILRQLGITYCQGFLLGRPEAQPDRQLQTRYLAIRQQEQPRYNEAAESLCHQAQTCCSDTELKQLSERFLSQPELQCIVVLEQKHPLGLVYRHRLMELFSRPYGRALHEHQAVTELMDKDVLMVDAATPLSRVSQKLTAKPGTEIAQEFIILRQGDFIGLGHTRELLQRITEHRIQTARHANPLTELPGNVPIQEELQRLRKLRQHFYLAYFDLCHFKPYNDIYGFSRGDEVIRAVAGLLRQYGKAQFIGHVGGDDFVMIGTEPQLLGVCQQILAEFEQGKRQFFSDEHWQRQHLFAQDRQGQKCLQPLLRLSVGILPPPLSLDASEHELSRLCALAKKQAKHSTQGLCLLEMPRTA; this is encoded by the coding sequence CATAGACAGCAACAGTATTCATGGCTTTGAAGCCCTAAGCCGCGGCCCTATCGGCAGCAGCGTTCATTCTCCATTTCATCTGTTCAGTACCGCCGAACGACTGGGGCGCCTCTCCGAGCTGGAGACCTTGTGCCGCCGGGTCTCCATAGCACAATTCCAGCAAAGACAACTGCCGGGCAAGCTGTTTATCAATATCTCCCCCAAGGCACTGCTGGATCCAAGTCATCCCAAGGGGCAAACACTCAAACTCTTGCAACAGTTCGGCATAGCACCATCCAATGTGGTCATAGAGCTGTCGGAACAATACCCGGCCGATGACATAGATCAGCTCAAAGCCTGTCTGGATCACTACCGCAATCAAGGGTTTCTGACCGCACTCGACGACCTTGGCGCCGGCTACTCAGGCCTGCGCCTCTGGTCAGAACTCTCGCCCGACTATGTCAAAATTGATCGCCACTTTATCCATCAGATAGATAAGTTTCCGGTTAAACAGGAGTTTGTCCGCTCCATCATAGAACTGTGCCAAAGCCTGACCTGTAAAGTCATCGCCGAGGGCATAGAGACAGAAGCCGAGCTGACGATACTGCGTCAGCTCGGGATCACCTATTGTCAGGGCTTTTTGCTTGGCAGACCCGAGGCGCAACCTGATAGGCAACTGCAGACCCGCTATCTCGCCATTCGTCAGCAGGAACAACCGAGATACAACGAGGCAGCAGAGAGCCTGTGCCATCAGGCGCAAACCTGCTGCTCTGATACCGAACTCAAGCAGTTGAGCGAACGCTTTCTCTCCCAGCCGGAGCTTCAGTGCATAGTGGTGCTGGAGCAGAAACATCCCTTGGGGCTGGTCTATCGCCATCGACTGATGGAGCTGTTTTCCCGGCCCTATGGCCGCGCCCTTCATGAGCACCAAGCGGTCACAGAGCTCATGGACAAAGATGTGCTTATGGTCGATGCGGCCACGCCGCTGTCGCGGGTGAGTCAAAAACTCACCGCCAAGCCTGGTACCGAAATAGCGCAGGAATTCATTATTCTGCGTCAGGGCGACTTCATCGGTCTGGGCCACACCCGCGAGCTGCTGCAGCGCATCACTGAACACAGAATACAGACGGCGCGCCACGCCAACCCATTGACTGAATTGCCCGGGAATGTGCCCATTCAGGAAGAGCTGCAACGGCTGCGCAAACTGCGACAGCATTTCTATCTGGCCTATTTTGATCTATGCCATTTCAAACCCTATAACGACATCTACGGCTTCAGTCGCGGTGATGAAGTAATAAGGGCCGTCGCTGGCCTGCTCAGACAATACGGCAAGGCGCAATTTATCGGCCACGTGGGTGGGGATGATTTCGTAATGATAGGCACAGAGCCGCAACTGCTCGGGGTTTGTCAGCAAATATTGGCAGAGTTTGAACAGGGCAAGAGGCAGTTTTTCAGTGACGAGCACTGGCAAAGACAGCACTTGTTTGCACAGGACAGACAAGGGCAGAAATGCCTTCAACCGCTACTGCGCCTCAGCGTCGGTATACTACCACCGCCATTGAGTTTGGACGCCAGCGAGCATGAGTTGTCCCGCTTGTGTGCACTGGCAAAAAAACAGGCCAAGCACAGCACCCAAGGGCTGTGCTTGCTGGAGATGCCGAGGACGGCTTAG